Proteins from a genomic interval of Solea solea chromosome 10, fSolSol10.1, whole genome shotgun sequence:
- the LOC131466438 gene encoding carbohydrate sulfotransferase 12-like: MELRCPLPLFFTNHSSRSVITMGIWRGLRVAFILGSLFMILLIIVYWDDVGGFNLYPLQDPKRCYPHSGSCPRVTTGLSFSTSTTGAKTSSSLTLPTTTSSTKLIPEKRSGAAGDETQEKEDQQEQKEVEKTRGDEEEERIYNSVDDGEQEARKQRIMDVCSGKDAVEFPGRTLAFEQISIRELDHLIVDDTHQIIYCYVPKVACTNWKRVMVVLSQSLISPDSGKPYTDPEALPPDIVHNSSLYLTFAKFWRRYGSLSRHLMALKLQHYTKFLFVRDPFVRLISAFRNKFGRPNKDFYTYFGSVILRRYGNVSGSLPEKAAEAFAAGIKPTFEQFIRYLLDPETEKENIFNEHWRQVYRLCHPCQIKYDFIGQLETLENDSDKLLKLLKLDHLVHFPLGARNQTAASWERDWFAQIPLTMRKQLYKLYEADFKLFGYPKPEGILHE; encoded by the exons ATGGAGCTGAGatgtcctcttcctcttttcttcacCAATCACAGTTCTAGATCTGTTATTACCATGGGTATATGGCGTGGGCTTCGAGTGGCGTTCATCTTGGGGTCTTTGTTTATGATTCTGCTGATCATCGTCTACTGGGACGACGTTGGGGGCTTCAACTTGTATCCGCTGCAGGACCCCAAACGATGTTACCCTCACTCTGGTTCTTGCCCTCGGGTGACAACAGGCCTGTCCTTTTCTACATCCACCACTGGAGCCAAGACCAGTTCTTCCCTCACCCTCCCAACCACAACTTCTAGCACAAAACTCATCCCAGAGAAGAGGAGTGGAGCAGCTGGAGATGAAACACAGGAGAAAGAAGATCAGCAGGAGCAGAAGGAGGTGGAGAAAACAAGaggggatgaggaggaggaaaggattTATAACTCTGTTGACGATGGAGAACAGGAGGCGAGGAAGCAGAGGATCATGGATGTTTGCTCAGGAAAGGACGCTGTGGAATTCCCTGGAAGGACTCTGGCATTTGAGCAGATCTCCATCAGGGAACTGGATCACCTGATTGTGGATGACACACACCAGATTATCTACTGTTATGTTCCCAAG GTGGCGTGCACCAACTGGAAGAGAGTGATGGTGGTTTTGTCTCAGTCCCTGATTTCGCCTGACTCAGGAAAACCTTACACTGACCCAGAGGCTCTGCCTCCAGACATCGTACACAACTCCTCGCTTTACCTCACCTTTGCCAA GTTTTGGCGCCGTTATGGTTCTCTGTCCCGTCACCTGATGGCACTTAAGCTTCAGCACTACACCAAGTTTCTGTTTGTGCGAGATCCTTTTGTGCGTCTCATCTCTGCCTTCAGGAACAAGTTTGGAAG GCCCAACAAGGACTTCTACACGTACTTTGGCTCTGTGATTCTGCGTCGTTATGGTAACGTCTCTGGGAGTTTGCCAGAAAAGGCAGCTGAGGCGTTTGCTGCTGGAATTAAACCGACATTTGAGCAATTTATCAGATACCTGCTGGatccagagacagagaaagagaataTCTTCAATGAACACTGGCGACAG gtGTATCGTTTGTGCCATCCATGCCAGATCAAGTATGACTTCATTGGACAACTAGAAACCCTGGAAAATGATTCTGATAAACTTCTGAAGCTCCTGAAGTTGGACCACTTGGTCCACTTCCCTTTAGGGGCCCGAAACCAAACTGCTGCCAGCTGGGAAAGAGACTGGTTTGCACAGATTCCCCTAACAATGAGGAAACAACTGTACAAGCTGTATGAAGCGGACTTTAAGCTGTTTGGTTATCCCAAACCTGAGGGCATTCTTCATGAGTAA